In Blastopirellula marina, the sequence GCTCGCTTTTCGACCTGATCGGCCAAAGATTGAAGCTGATCGAGACCTTGGCTCAGTTCGCCGGTTTGAATCCCGCCGCTCAAAGCGTCGGCAAGCTGTTTGATCCAATTCTCACGCATTTCGTCGTCGTTGGCGGCGGCGATCACCTTCTTGATGACCTCGACACGCTCCATCGCAATCTTTTCGCGCTGATCTGCCGAAGCGGCCTGGGCCATCTTCTGATCGAGTTCTTCCAGCGAAGTCAGAATTGCCTGAATCTCGCCCCCGGCAACCATTCCGGACTGACCAGCAGCGGAATTGCCACTGTAACTGACCGAGAAGAAGTAGCCTTGCGGGTTGGCGGCCACATCGGCTGCCCCGGGCTCACCAACTGGAGCACCGATCAAACGCCAAGCATCACCAATCCGTACGAGCGTACCGAGCTCGAGCTGACCGTGTTCGCCCCCTTTATCTAGCATGGCGATGGCATTTTCGTAGACGACAAGATCTTTCGTCACACCATCGGTCCCTGCAGGGACAATCCCAGGCCGGGTCGCACCAAAATGCACCCACTTGGTGCCTTTATCGATCAATTTCTGCTGACGAGCCCAAGCGACGAATTGATCGGCTCCGTTGTCGATCTTGTCGGCAACTTCTTCAGCACGATCCCCAGTTAGCCCCAGAGACGCGAACTCAGCATCATTGGGTAAAAGGGCAGCGAAGCGATCGGCATCGCCCGTTTTGGCGGCTTCGACCAGTTCAGCCGAGACCTCTTCGGCGGAAATCACCTTCCACTGATCAACCAGGCCGTCTTCATCTTTGTCGAGGCCCCATCGGGTACCTGCCATACCGAGCCAGCGATACTGGTCTGCTTTGCCGTTGAAATCAGTATCAATGTCGCGGTAGACCTCGACGCCATCCTTATAGTAGGCCCAGAAATCGACCTTTTTGTCGTCGTTGGTATCGAGAAATACCCGCAGACGCTCTCCATTAGGTCCGGTAACGACCCAGCCGGTAGCCTGGCCGACCTTTTCCGCCTCGATATTGCACTTGGGAATTTGATTCGCATCAGGCGTCTGATATTCGACGTTTTCCTGAATCGGCTTCAACTGCAAAGCCTGTTCTGCGGTAGGTCCGGCAGCGAGTACCGACGACCCACAAACCATGCCTACACCCAGGGCCATCGCCCAACGAGCCTTATGACTCTTCA encodes:
- a CDS encoding redoxin family protein produces the protein MKSHKARWAMALGVGMVCGSSVLAAGPTAEQALQLKPIQENVEYQTPDANQIPKCNIEAEKVGQATGWVVTGPNGERLRVFLDTNDDKKVDFWAYYKDGVEVYRDIDTDFNGKADQYRWLGMAGTRWGLDKDEDGLVDQWKVISAEEVSAELVEAAKTGDADRFAALLPNDAEFASLGLTGDRAEEVADKIDNGADQFVAWARQQKLIDKGTKWVHFGATRPGIVPAGTDGVTKDLVVYENAIAMLDKGGEHGQLELGTLVRIGDAWRLIGAPVGEPGAADVAANPQGYFFSVSYSGNSAAGQSGMVAGGEIQAILTSLEELDQKMAQAASADQREKIAMERVEVIKKVIAAANDDEMRENWIKQLADALSGGIQTGELSQGLDQLQSLADQVEKRAPKSDLAAYVRFREMSAGYTQQFQDPKADYAKIQEAWLAKLEGFIDTYPKSPDAAEAMMQLAIAHEFAGEEEDAKKWYARIRTDFSGTILGDKANGAIRRLDAVGQPFVIRGTTVDGKKLDSSGAKGSALLVHYWATWCEPCKEDMDVIRQMQAKYGARGFQVVGVSLDASQDDVKQFLGAKRLAWPQLYEEGGLDSRYALEMGVLTLPTMILVGPDGKVISRSLHISQLDTELGKLIK